One Legionella lansingensis genomic region harbors:
- a CDS encoding N-acetylmuramoyl-L-alanine amidase produces MSVRILGFCLLLAVSSIAMAAKLLSIDIKQQGAQPTVLFTLDSAVAHKVFTLTNPNRVVIDFENTDLAVNLNRVNLGKELIKYIRSGHPNPHTLRLVFEVNRLVTTKTKPLHKSAAARHSFSLDLTANDKLRRTPAAINPTIKGSAIKKASNPIVVKHAPQKALRDVIVVLDPGHGGKDPGASGPRRTAEKNVTLAIARRLKQIIDRQPGMRAVLTRNGDYYIGLRERLNIARKYNADIFISIHADAFINQHSSGASVFALSQSGATSEAARWLAEKENYSELGGVNLAQLDDQSGLVRTVLIDLSQTATIGASLHMGERVLRHLNRITHLHNQRVEQARFMVLKSPDIPSILIETGFISNPREERNLTNPNYQIRLTQAIFEGLKRYFWDYPPHGTRIEALAGSGPDRGNIHLVQKGESLAKIAARYHVSVTAIQAANHLSGDQLKAGQRLIIPAVT; encoded by the coding sequence ATGAGTGTGCGCATTCTTGGATTCTGTTTACTTTTGGCAGTCTCCTCCATCGCCATGGCCGCAAAATTGCTGTCTATAGACATAAAGCAACAAGGAGCCCAGCCTACAGTGCTTTTCACTCTTGATAGTGCAGTGGCTCACAAAGTATTTACGTTGACAAACCCTAATCGAGTTGTTATTGATTTCGAAAATACGGATTTAGCTGTTAACTTAAATCGTGTTAATCTTGGTAAGGAGTTAATCAAATATATCCGCAGTGGACATCCTAACCCTCACACGTTGCGATTGGTCTTTGAGGTCAATCGGCTCGTTACTACCAAAACCAAGCCATTACATAAGTCAGCCGCGGCAAGACACAGTTTTTCTTTGGACCTAACGGCCAATGATAAGTTAAGAAGAACACCTGCTGCTATCAACCCAACTATAAAAGGTTCGGCCATAAAAAAAGCGTCTAATCCAATCGTGGTAAAGCATGCCCCGCAAAAAGCATTGCGCGATGTTATTGTGGTCCTCGACCCTGGTCATGGGGGGAAAGATCCTGGTGCCAGTGGACCAAGGAGAACGGCAGAGAAAAATGTGACCCTGGCGATAGCTCGCAGACTCAAGCAAATTATTGACAGGCAACCCGGGATGAGGGCTGTATTGACGCGTAATGGCGATTATTATATCGGATTGCGTGAGCGCCTGAATATTGCCAGGAAGTATAATGCGGATATTTTTATCTCTATCCATGCTGATGCTTTTATTAACCAGCATTCAAGCGGGGCATCCGTGTTTGCTTTATCACAATCAGGGGCAACGAGTGAAGCGGCCCGTTGGCTTGCTGAGAAAGAAAACTATTCTGAATTGGGGGGGGTCAATTTAGCACAACTGGATGATCAAAGTGGCCTAGTACGTACGGTGCTAATCGATTTATCTCAAACAGCTACAATAGGCGCCAGTTTGCATATGGGAGAGCGCGTATTGCGTCATTTGAATCGAATCACCCATTTACATAATCAGAGAGTGGAGCAAGCACGATTTATGGTATTGAAATCCCCTGATATTCCTTCCATTTTAATCGAAACAGGCTTTATCTCTAATCCACGAGAAGAAAGGAATTTAACCAATCCCAATTATCAGATACGTTTAACCCAGGCTATTTTTGAGGGGTTAAAACGTTATTTCTGGGATTATCCTCCTCATGGAACACGTATTGAAGCATTAGCTGGCAGTGGTCCTGATAGGGGTAATATTCATTTGGTACAAAAGGGGGAGTCTCTTGCAAAAATTGCAGC
- the tsaE gene encoding tRNA (adenosine(37)-N6)-threonylcarbamoyltransferase complex ATPase subunit type 1 TsaE, whose translation MSQLDVILPHETHSELLAASLANCLTPPLILTFSGEIGTGKTTFIRAMLRALGIESAVKSPTFSLIESYQCNNAQIHHFDLYRIHDEAELEYIGFRDYFREDSVCCIEWPERAWNFLRASDINFNFAIKGSGRLLTIKALSPTGERILSCLAGER comes from the coding sequence ATGAGCCAACTTGATGTCATTCTTCCTCATGAGACTCACAGTGAATTGTTAGCTGCTAGCTTGGCCAACTGCTTAACTCCTCCATTGATTTTAACGTTTAGTGGGGAAATTGGCACAGGAAAAACCACTTTTATAAGAGCCATGCTAAGAGCTCTAGGAATCGAGTCAGCAGTGAAAAGTCCCACTTTTTCTCTTATTGAAAGCTACCAATGTAATAACGCCCAAATACATCATTTTGATCTTTATCGTATTCACGATGAGGCAGAGCTGGAGTATATTGGTTTCAGAGATTATTTTCGTGAAGATTCCGTATGTTGTATTGAATGGCCAGAGCGGGCTTGGAATTTCTTGAGGGCGAGTGATATTAACTTTAATTTTGCCATCAAGGGGAGTGGGCGTTTGCTAACAATAAAAGCATTAAGTCCCACTGGAGAAAGAATTTTGTCATGCCTTGCAGGTGAGAGATGA
- a CDS encoding bifunctional ADP-dependent NAD(P)H-hydrate dehydratase/NAD(P)H-hydrate epimerase: MTSAKIPLYQVEHIRLCEQLVTADLGLSEDELMERAGSGAFFTLTQLFPKAKHLTIFCGSGNNAGDGYVLARLAHEQGYSVIVNQHKTAENLPPAACHAALAAIAAGVHCQPLDEPIDGDTDLVIDALLGIGLQGDVKGPIATAINQINDSQIPVLALDIPSGLNADTGSVLGVCVRATTTVTFIGRKLGLFTLDGPDYCGTIVCHSLMLDHHLSTIPVAAYLLDQSLQLVLPKRPKNSHKGHFGHVLIIGGGHGMPGSVCLAAKAALRVGAGLVTIATRPEYASHVLPSLPEAMLYGIDEIKQLSSLITRATICIIGPGLGEDEWAQALFTKAISSQLPMVIDAQALRILANNHQHDDNWILTPHPGEAASLLHCSTAEVQKDRYQAAVLLQNQYGGNVVLKGVGTIICSDESKVYLCSAGNPGMASAGMGDVLSGVIAGLAAQGLSLAEAARLGVWIHAMAGDAAAATLGERGLLASDLMPYLHQHVNQPIGSSE, encoded by the coding sequence ATGACAAGTGCAAAGATTCCTCTATACCAGGTAGAGCATATTCGCTTATGCGAGCAATTAGTAACTGCCGATCTAGGTCTTTCAGAAGATGAGCTCATGGAGCGTGCAGGTTCTGGTGCTTTTTTTACGCTGACCCAGCTTTTTCCAAAAGCAAAACATTTGACGATATTTTGTGGCAGCGGAAATAATGCTGGTGATGGTTATGTGCTTGCTCGCCTTGCTCATGAGCAAGGCTATTCTGTGATTGTCAATCAGCATAAAACAGCAGAAAACTTACCTCCCGCTGCATGTCATGCAGCTCTAGCTGCAATAGCTGCAGGTGTGCATTGCCAACCCCTTGATGAACCAATTGACGGTGATACTGACTTGGTTATTGATGCCTTATTAGGTATAGGCTTGCAAGGGGATGTTAAAGGACCTATTGCGACCGCAATCAATCAGATTAATGATAGCCAAATTCCTGTACTCGCTTTGGATATTCCATCCGGTTTGAATGCTGATACAGGAAGTGTTTTAGGAGTATGCGTTCGTGCTACAACAACGGTTACTTTTATAGGACGAAAATTAGGTCTGTTCACCTTGGATGGTCCTGATTATTGCGGGACAATCGTTTGTCATAGTCTAATGTTGGATCATCATTTATCAACAATTCCGGTAGCAGCTTATTTGCTCGATCAGAGTTTGCAACTGGTGTTACCCAAACGCCCAAAAAACTCGCACAAGGGGCATTTTGGGCATGTCTTAATCATAGGTGGTGGCCATGGCATGCCGGGTTCTGTTTGTCTGGCAGCAAAAGCTGCATTACGTGTAGGAGCAGGGCTTGTTACGATAGCCACAAGACCAGAATATGCCAGTCATGTTTTACCTTCTTTGCCTGAAGCCATGCTTTATGGTATTGATGAAATTAAACAGCTGTCTTCTTTGATCACTCGTGCCACGATATGCATTATTGGGCCTGGATTGGGAGAGGACGAGTGGGCTCAAGCCTTATTTACTAAGGCAATTAGTTCCCAATTGCCCATGGTTATTGATGCTCAAGCGCTACGCATTTTAGCAAACAACCATCAGCATGATGATAATTGGATTTTGACACCGCATCCAGGTGAGGCAGCGTCGCTGTTACATTGCTCGACTGCTGAGGTTCAAAAAGATCGCTATCAGGCGGCAGTCTTATTACAAAACCAGTATGGAGGAAACGTCGTTCTTAAGGGAGTTGGAACAATTATCTGTTCTGATGAGTCGAAGGTTTATTTATGTAGTGCTGGCAATCCGGGTATGGCAAGTGCTGGGATGGGAGATGTTTTGAGTGGAGTCATTGCTGGTTTAGCCGCTCAAGGACTCTCTCTTGCCGAGGCAGCCAGATTGGGGGTATGGATTCATGCCATGGCGGGTGATGCAGCAGCAGCAACTTTGGGAGAGCGCGGTCTTTTGGCCAGTGATTTAATGCCCTACTTACACCAGCACGTGAATCAACCAATAGGTAGTAGCGAATGA
- a CDS encoding ClpXP protease specificity-enhancing factor, producing the protein MKMTSNRPYLIRAIYDWIVDNELTPYILVNASYPGVQVPQEYVKGDRIVLNISPKACRGLHLENDRIIFTARFSGESMQIFIVPAAVLAIYAKENGQGMEFGEDLNEPPPPAKTGTDSKARKPALTLVKKKE; encoded by the coding sequence ATGAAAATGACTTCTAACAGGCCTTATCTTATTCGTGCGATATACGATTGGATCGTCGATAATGAGTTGACTCCTTACATCCTTGTAAATGCCAGTTATCCTGGTGTTCAAGTCCCGCAAGAATATGTCAAAGGCGATCGAATCGTATTGAATATTTCTCCTAAAGCGTGTCGCGGCTTACATCTTGAGAATGACAGAATTATCTTTACGGCTCGTTTCTCTGGTGAAAGTATGCAAATCTTTATTGTCCCTGCGGCGGTTTTGGCTATTTATGCCAAGGAAAATGGGCAAGGCATGGAATTTGGTGAGGACCTCAATGAGCCACCTCCGCCAGCAAAGACAGGAACAGACTCCAAAGCACGCAAACCTGCTTTAACTCTGGTAAAAAAGAAGGAGTAG
- a CDS encoding glutathione S-transferase N-terminal domain-containing protein: MAIVAKRTIMSLYSDNDDIYSHQVRIVLAEKGVNVEILHAKQGDVSSDLLAINPYGTIPTLLDRELVLYEARIIMEYLDERFPHPPLLPVYPVARAEARKMMHRIEQDWYYLLQNIKAGREVEQSRQYLLESLTNLEPVFADKAYFLSDEFSLLDCALAPLLWRLPQLGIDIPAKVKGLNAYMQRLFKRDSFQTSLTDAERQLRAA, encoded by the coding sequence ATGGCTATTGTGGCAAAACGCACGATTATGTCTTTATATTCTGATAACGATGATATTTATAGTCATCAGGTTCGTATCGTTTTGGCTGAAAAAGGGGTAAACGTCGAAATTCTTCATGCCAAACAAGGTGATGTTTCCAGCGATCTGCTTGCTATTAATCCTTATGGAACTATTCCTACACTTCTAGATAGAGAATTAGTGCTGTATGAAGCTCGTATTATCATGGAGTATTTGGATGAACGCTTTCCTCATCCGCCGTTATTACCGGTTTATCCTGTTGCACGAGCAGAAGCGCGAAAAATGATGCATCGAATTGAGCAGGATTGGTATTATTTATTGCAAAATATTAAAGCAGGTCGCGAAGTTGAGCAATCACGTCAATACTTGCTTGAAAGCTTGACTAATCTTGAACCAGTCTTTGCTGACAAAGCTTATTTTTTAAGTGATGAGTTTTCTTTATTAGATTGTGCCTTAGCTCCATTATTATGGCGTTTACCTCAGTTGGGCATAGACATCCCAGCAAAGGTAAAAGGCTTGAATGCCTATATGCAGCGTTTGTTTAAGCGCGACTCTTTTCAAACCAGCCTGACCGACGCTGAGAGGCAATTAAGGGCAGCCTAA
- a CDS encoding cytochrome c1, protein MLTSLVWADTNVAMLPVHIDVQDPAKLQRGAKIYMNYCSGCHSLRYMRYNRMAKDLGLTTFAGDIDQDLLFNNLVFTSGKIHDPIQIAMPKTDAIQWFGVVPPDLSLTARERGPSWIYTYLKSFYVDKKRPFGTNNLLVPDVAMPNIFEPLIGQVEAVTEGQKPGAPISHLVLVKQGEMNSRQFDSTLEDLITFLTYVAEPARLERYHIGAIVLVFLFIFLIVAYQLKRVYWTKIH, encoded by the coding sequence ATGCTGACTTCGCTAGTATGGGCTGACACCAATGTTGCCATGCTCCCTGTGCACATCGATGTGCAAGATCCAGCAAAGTTGCAGCGTGGTGCAAAAATATACATGAATTACTGCTCGGGCTGCCATTCTTTGCGTTATATGCGTTATAACCGCATGGCAAAAGACTTAGGGTTGACTACATTTGCTGGTGATATTGACCAAGACTTATTATTCAATAATCTCGTATTTACGAGTGGGAAAATCCACGACCCTATTCAAATCGCTATGCCTAAAACAGATGCTATTCAATGGTTTGGGGTGGTGCCACCCGATCTGTCGTTAACGGCCCGCGAACGTGGTCCTTCATGGATTTACACCTACTTGAAAAGTTTTTATGTAGATAAAAAGAGGCCTTTTGGCACGAATAATTTATTGGTACCTGATGTGGCCATGCCAAATATTTTTGAACCTCTTATAGGCCAAGTAGAGGCAGTCACTGAGGGTCAGAAACCAGGAGCACCAATATCACATCTTGTTCTGGTGAAACAAGGTGAAATGAATTCAAGACAATTTGATAGCACCCTAGAGGATTTGATTACTTTTCTCACCTATGTGGCTGAACCAGCAAGATTAGAACGCTATCATATCGGAGCTATTGTGCTTGTATTTTTGTTTATTTTCCTTATCGTGGCTTATCAGTTAAAGAGGGTATACTGGACAAAAATACATTAG